AATTTGCTTATCTAAACCTTTAAATACACTCTGTATCCTATGTCAGATGAAACAAGGCAGTGTGTATCTTCTTTTCTCACTCAATTCAGTCAATAGATTCTTTAATTTCCTTAAGACAACTTTTCATATTGTATTGTCCGTGGAATTACTGAAATCATTTACTCTGGCTAGCCAAAGATAGTCTGACTTGTAAGAACTAACTTTTAGGTTGGTAAGAGAGTAATCTGTGGGAAATACAGTGACTGGCGTGCTTAATAACAGTGCTCATCCTTATTTTGCTGTTTACATCAGTATCTTTGATTACCCAATTCATAATCCCTTTTCATCGTAATGTCTTTTGGCTGCAGATTGGCTGGAAATGCCAGCTGCTCTGATTCTATTGCTAGTGGTGGCTCCGAGCTTGTTCGCTAGCACCTTTAGAGACAGCTGGGTTGGAGTGGTGATATGTCTTGTGATTGCGTGTTATCTTCTACAAGAGCACATCCGAGCATCTGGTGGCTTTAGAAACTCCTTTACACAGCCACACGGCATTTCGAACACCATCGGAATACTCATCCTGCTGGTTTTCCCCGTGTGGGGGTTGGTGGTATATTTTCTATAGCCAGTTTCCAGCAGGCCGGCATCGTCCTGGCAGTGTTGTGATTCCATATTTGCTTCTTTCATTGTTTGAGAAGATATTGATTCATGCAGACTTGTCATTGTTGCTTAGTACTCCAATAATTGAAACATCCTTATATAAGAGTGAGAAAGATTGAGCGAATTCAAACTATTTTTCGGATCTTGGTGTTGCTTTTGCTGTGAGAACTTGGTCTGCAAACAATTATACTTGCTCACTAATGTGAGGATGGAAACTTTTCTCCTTGAAAGTTCCTCATCTTGTAGGTAACTGGTGCTTCCATATTGTAACTTGTGTAGATGATTTAGTAGTTTGGAGTTTATGTGCCGATTTGTGAAGTCGATTTTTAGCTTTTGTGTTTTAGCAAAATGATTTTAGGAGGTAGAACCGAGCATATATGGAAGTGCGTTAACCAAAGACGATTCAGTAGCATTGCCTCTCGTCGTTGTGGTACTAAAATAATCTCTTTTAGAGTGCGTTTGTTCGGGGATAGTGTCGTTCGAGaattgattttatggatttttatTAGTTTGATTTGCGAAAAATGATTAGCCAATCGAAAATCTTTCCATTTAACGAAAACATTCATGCATACTTTTAGGAAAGTGAATTTTCAAATCTAAAGGAGTAAAAAATGGCTTCCTAAATTGCTCATCTCTAATATTCGaatatttccttcttctttttttctgttctattttaattttttaatatttttaatattttttgttcattttctttcttcttcttcggtcagAGGCCAACGGCTAGCCATAGGCGAGACTTGAGCTCGCTAGCCTCGAGGAGCTCGAGTCTCACCATTTTTAGCGAGCTCATGCTTGTGGTTAGTAATCGGCGGCCGGTGGAGTGGGAAAAAAtttaatagttttatttttttgggtcatgcAATAAgagtgaaattatttttcaaatccaaATATCAGAAAATGATTTTGGTCACATATCGCCAAACAAAACAAAGGGAAATTATCcactttctcaaaaaataatttacaagaaagtatttttttttttttttaattaggaagTCTTCTATGAAACAAATGCGTTAGTGAAATTTCTTTAGTCCGCATATTTGCTCTATTAACCCTGACTATTCTCGATCGAGTTTCCTTCTTCACTTAACTCTCTGCTTTTCTAATTTCCTTATTCCATTCTCTTCAACCCAAATTCACTCCACAGACCAACAGGTCAAAGCGCTATAAATCATAACTGGGTTTTCTAGTTGCTTCGATCTTTGATTTGTGAGGTAAAACCACACAAATGTTCAATGCTCGGTCACTCTCACTGGTTGGCGCGGATAATCAAATTGTTCAATACGTGATTGTTTTCATTTGTACCTCATGATTTCTGCTGTTAGGTCGGTCAGTGTTTTCCAGATCAATATTGAAGAGAGATAAAATGaagagttaatatcacgaaaaatcctaAAGTGGTAtatccgtgacaaatttatttttcgttagttttcattaaattttactatcaaattactgaattgGAATATATGTGGCATTTGACAAGTGCATCGGTTTGGAATTTTATTCTCTGTTCGTCATAGTTGTatcggtttatgattttttgtgataataattcaatttaaagaatgtaccagtttgaagtttttgacaatcataatattaatttgagtaaatttgtcacatatatatcaatttgagatttttcttaaaattaaccCAAAAGGAACGTGACCCAGATTGCAGCACTTCACATCAATCTTGTTCATGTGCATGATGAATCTGCACATTGCAGAGGCCAGGAACGATGAACTCTTTGAATCTAACTCGAGTCTCTACCTTTCCCGCAACGCAGAACATAAAGCAGATGGTCGGTCACCTGACGGAACCACTTTACGTCGATGCCATCTCCAGATATTTCCTGATTTCTTGGCAATTATCGAGTAGAAGGGAAAACGATGTCGCGAATCTCCGATAAACTGTATTTATAGCGTAAACAATATGTAAAACTAGGAGGACTTGATATTATAAGAGAGTAACAAATGAACAATAGATCCTGTTTGCTCCTCCCTAGCACCAGGGTATCTATAATGCATCTATCAAGCGGCTGAATTTTAACAAGTGTAAGTATAGACGAAGTTTTGAAGACGAGGGATCGACGACAAGGGCCTTTGTGATAATCTGTTCCCGACCTTGATTGTCAATTCTTCAGGAAAGAAACGATCTTAATGTAGTTTTAAGCAGATGGCCAATGCTGTTGTATGTGGACTGATAAAACCATGCCCTCCAGTACCGGCTCTTACGCTTTGTTTGCTTTTGCTTGAGAGTAGAGCTGGTCAATATGGTCCTACAGGAAACAATTAGCAGAAGAACACACAGGTTTAGTGCAGTCATTTGCAGCAGCTTTGAAAGATAAAGTGTAATGTGCAAGACCTCACAAAAGATCTAGGAAAAATTTAGCACCACCCTAAGATTTTTGACATATATCCTGCTTGATGTCGTTATATAATTCGATGCTCTCGTTAATGCATTACTTTCCTAAATAACATTCCTAATGAATTGCAGGATGCAGATGTGATGAGGTCGAGAAAATCTCATGGAACTGCAAGAATTTGCTTATTTGTGGCATGCGGATTCGCTTGTTACAAAATTGGGGCGATCATGAAGTGGGGTTATCAGTAGCAGTCTCGGCTCAGCTATCTTGGGGAACAAGCCAAGGGCTAGAGTGAATACCTTGTAGTATTTGAGCAACTGCGGGCGCTTCAGTTTGAAGGTCGGAGTGATCAGATCTCTCTCTATGTCGAAGAGATTTGGCTCCAAATGGACCGCTTTCAACATCTCGAAACCTCGAAGCTGCACGGAGAATTTCAAGTCAGAGGCAAAATGGAATGTCGGACGTGTTTTCGCACTTTGCAAGAGATAGGGATTCATCTGCTTACTTTGTGCGTCTGGCCGATGCTGTTTAGTTCATCCTGTACGTACTTCTTTGCCTTGAGATTTTGGCACAGCGATTGGAAATCCCCCGTGACACCTTGGTTTGCCGCCCAGTCCTCGAGGGCCTTCCTATCGGGGACCACTACGGCCACAAGGAAGGACTCGAAGCTGTTCCCGTATACCCAAATCTGTTGCGGAAAACGTGGGAAGAAACGTAAAATTGTAAGATCAGAAGAGCATGTTTGGCCTGTGTCTGCTCTACTTCATATGAACTGGCAAGAGGCATACCGAAGTCACAAGAGGGCAGCGCTGATACACGCTCTCGACATTCTCTATGGCAACATATTCACCTTGAGAGAGCTTGAATATGTTCTTTTTCCGATCGATGATCTTCATTGCCCCGTTTGGCTGCCACTCACCGATGTCACCTGCAAAACTCGTGATTTGTAAGAACAGAGATTCCTTTCTTTAATACTAAGTGATGGTTGAAATCGGTTTGGTAAGAACAGATTTGGGATATGTCTATTCCAAATTATAGCTGCCATTTGGAAATACTCGACTCGTTTACCTGTGTGAAACCAGCCATCAACCATGACATCGTTGGTGAGGTCCTGGCGCTTGTGGTAACCAGAGAATAATGTTGTTCCTCTCAGACAAATCTCTCCACGAGGTGTGCTCGAAAGCGCATCATACCCCATATCAGGCACGGACTCCAGCCTTGCTTCGATCGATGGCATGGGGATGCCGACCGTTCCCATCATCGAGAACACATTGCCTACGGATGAGAAGCACCCACCACAACTTTCCGTAAGACCTGAGAGAGAAAATTCCAGTGAAACATAGAGATAAAACTGAATTACCGGAGTTTCGACCAAAGGGTAACTAAAATCTCAAGCAGAGTTGGGATGAAGTGGATATGACCATGTTCAAAGAGCAGCTCCCTTTCAGAACGTACCATAACCTTGTGATAATGTGGAGCAGCTGGTGACCCGCAAAAATTCTTCGACATGCTTTGGCAATGGTGCGGCACCAGACGACAGGGCACGAATTCTCCCTCCCAGTGCCAGTTTTGTCTATGAAAATTGGAAACCGATAAGAGTAAACAATCAATTTTCACTGAAAGAGAGATTAAGGCGGGATAAATAAGCTAACCTTTTCAAAGACCAGTCGGTCCATGAGAGGCGCGGCTTTATCCTGCGGGAATCCCTTCTCTAGATTCGCTAACTTGCTGTCAATAAGCAATCATTAGACATACTGATACATGTGATAAACGGGTAGAACTCAGAAGGACAATATGGAATCAGAAGACGTACTAGTCGTATGCGTATTCGAACAATTTTTTCCGTATCAGACCGCTTGACGAAACTTTAGCAAGTATGCCTtcgaaaaagaacaaaaggattGAAAGGGTTGACAGTAAACATTGGCTAATCGTAATCCCTATCCTTTCCCTAGTaaacagaattttcaatttgatcaaattagcGACttggggaagaaagtgaattaCCAGTATAGATTCGGTCATAGACTCTGGGAACTGCACAGAAGATGGTCGGTTTGAGCTCTTGTAGGTCCTCTACCAAAAACCTGACATCCTGATAAATGAAATCGGGAGGAGTGAGTAGAGAACTCGTAGAAACGGAATGATGTATCAATGAGTCATGGCCATGTGTGATCTTACGCCTCGCCAAAATCCTATACAAGAAGCTCTGTAAATGCAGTAAGTTTCCATCGTCAGGTCGTAAATATGGGCCAGAGGGAGGAACGAGAAGTATGTATCCTCTTCTGAGAACTGCAGTACAGGAACGTCAGGTCACATTAATGTTACTTCCCAGGCAAGAAACTTCTCAGGCTCTTGCAAATACAAttgaacacaaacaaacacaaAGTAGGAACTAGTAAAGCCCTAGCCTTGCATTCATTCGCAAGCATTGCCTATATTTGCACTCCAGTGATCGTCAAATCACGTCTGAGAATGCGTTCAAATGTTTACCACTCTGTCTGTGGCGAAGAGTAGCTTGTCAATCGACAGTACTTCTGCTATGAGAGCCTCATTGGTGATGATGACCCCTTTCGGTTCTCCAGTTGTTCCGCTTGTGTACATTATCGTGCAGACATCGGTCCTCTTCTTGGGAGGCAATTCACAATCTGCATTTTCCTGTTGTTGGAATCGAGCACAATGGACCACCAGAGCTTCTTAATTAACATGCCAGTGATTTTGTCTTAAACGCACTCAGAAGTAAGGACATATCTAGTGAGGAAACGCATCGCCCTCTTACCAGCTGCGAGAACTCCTTCCAGGAAAAGCAAGAGACTCCTAGCTCTTCAGCTTGTGCCTTCTGTGTGCTCGCAACATCTCCGAAGCTGACAATAGCTGAACAAGGATGATATGAAATTAGTTTCTAAAACCTAAATCTTCCATTAACTCTGCACTTACGGCATACACGTAGAGCATGATACCTACTTTTTAAACACGGACATTTGGGAAGGCACGAGAGAATCTGCATAGATAGTGATCTACTGGGTAAATCAAGCTAACCAAGAAACAGAACTAAATATGATTTGGTACCGGAAGGGAAACTCACGGATGGAATCTTGTTTTCCTGAGCGAAAGCGATTGAGACTTCCGCGTGGTTTATGATGAATTCGACTGCATTGGGACCTGTTATGTGCAAGGCTCAGCTGATAAAGCTTATCTTTGATCACTTCATAAGAAGAGCTAAAAATCTAGCACGCTGAGCATCAGAGAAATTAGACATCTCGGCCTCAAACGAAATCCATTCTAGAAATAAGGGAAAGCCATCTCATACCAAGAGTGTCGTAGAGCGGTACGTATGTCACCGCATGGGCGCTGCAGGCCTGCCAAACCAAACCGAACAAAACCAATCAACACAGCCCTATAGCTCGAAATACTTGCTCAGCAGGTAATAACTTTTGTCTTCTGCATTGAATTTGCTTCATAAACATGATAAAGAAACCAAGAAACAAACTAAACAAATAGGAATAGCCATTCCGTCTGAAAAACATTAAACTCGTGTAATGTAGAACGACTGTCTCCTGTACTGCCGCAGCAGAATACGGCATTTGATATATTTAAGCGAAGAATGGAAGCGAGCGAGCGAGTCGTATTCATACCTCCATGGTGATGATCCATTCTGGGCAATTCGATCCGTAGATGCCGCACCGGTCGCCCTGGATCAATAAAACTCATCACATCTCCTCCGTCAAGTAGAAACTGATCAAGAATCCCTCGGTCAAATCTGCTCAGCTAGTTCACCAACATATATACTTACAGGATTGACGCCGCGACTCCTGATCGCTGACCCGAGGCGGACTGCCGAATCATAGACCTCTTTGTACGTATGCCACACATAAGGACCAACCTGCACATTCAGTCAGACCTCATACCATCATGTCaccattttcccatttttcagTCTCTTTTGATTGGTGATCAAACTTTCCATTTCATATTAAACATCACTGAGAATGGTGAGACAAGAAATTTGGAATTCATGGGAATTTTCTTAGCTAGAAAATCACAGTGCCGCAACAACATTCATGCTGATAAACActacccagagagagagagagagagatatgcaCCTTCGAATCCACGACTTCACGACGACCCAGCATTCTGTAATCGGGCTTTGTCTTAGCGGTATCGCTGCCATcacaatgaaaaatcaaattaatattgCAATCGATAATATCAAAATTGGCCTATTAGCTCAGTTGGTTAGAGCGTCGTGCTAATAACGCGAAGGTCGCAGGTTCGAGACCTGCATGGGCCATTCGACTCTACCCCTTTTCCATCCTGTCGTTTTCTGTCTTGACGGCCATAATATCACTTCACCTACACTTGGATTTTGCTATCAATTTTTCCTTACCCTTTTGGATCTTATTTCTCTCCCGAACCTTCTGCAATTTCTCATTTtacccaaaatagaaaaataaaacgaTTGATTTTGAGGTCAGCGCCAGGATAAGATGACCACCGTTTGTAATCAAATCACCCCAATCAGTCATCTGAGGTATTGACGTGGTCCTAATTGAAGTAATCGCAGCTAGAGATCTGATCACATGTGGGGTCCACATTTTCTTGTCGTATATATAAGATCATGGCCAAAAAAAGATAGCTTCAAAATGACCATAGTTCGGTAAACATAAATGGGGGCTAATCAAGAACATACAAATTAAATTTGAGAGAGGCAATCCTCATGGCCATATCTTTTTCATTCGCTTGTGGCAATGGAGCAAACATTATATAAACTAGAGAACATAAAGTTTGGATGATCtgataaataattttcatataaGTATCATCTCATTTCTTGAAATTACGTCTGATTTATGTTATTGGATCTCAAATCCAAAGCTAGCGCTAAAGAACCGATCTGGTGTCGAATGAACTCATAGCCAATGCGGCTTGGTGCAGTTTTTATCAAATGCACAATGTAATCtagaaaatttcctaaaagagAAATGCCAGAAATGCCAAGAAATGCACGTATTCCGTTTGAACTAGATTTCTACGTCTCCCGccggttagagagagagagaaacctgaAGAACTGCCATGGAGACTCCATGCCAGGCTCCAACTCGACGAGGCCATCTTCGGCGTAAGTGCCTCGGTAAACAGGTCCCACCGACGGCCTTCCGTTGACgccttcctttccttcttccacCTTCACCGTGTACTCAGCCACCTCCTGCATTCTCGAAACCCACCGTGCCTCTCGgcttcttgatcttcttcttcgctcACCGACCAACGACTCGGCTCGGCTCGACTCGACCTGCTTGCTCTTCGATATCTCAAGACTCTCTCTGAACAGACGCTCGAGAGAATTAATAACGCGCCTCTTTATATGAAATGGGTCAATCTTGCTTGTGATGGAGAGCTTTCTTTATTGactttgagagagagggaggggatgGAGATAGATAGGGTTGGTTGAGCTGAAGCAATCAATTCTcaagaaattgaagaacaaaacgaaagagaagaaaggacgGCAGAAGCTATTAATTCTCAGCTACTTTTACAGCGGGAATCCATCGCATTGGTCGATCCTCCTGCTTCATCATGTCCAGATTTgtacaagagagagagagagagagagagagagcaactgCAAATTTATTGCGTTGATGACCTCTTCGAGTTTGTGTTTGCATACATGCCCCTGAGGTTTGCTATATTAGCCAATAAGGCCCTTTGCCCGTTTCTACATCTGTTGAAATTCGCAGGACTTCGTAAACACCTGCTGGTCAAAGCGTGTGTGGGTGTGGGTGTGTGCATGTATATTATATGGTGTGGCTGGCTGTCAATTTGAACTTTGCGGAATCGTTAAAAGCTGACGTTTGTAGGTGGATTGGCATTAAATGTCGATGTGCATACATGTAACGTCCACGTTGAAACATTTATGGACTTTTTTTATGCCCTAAATATTCTCTCCAAACATGGCCCGCGGATGAAAATATAGGTCTAGTGTCGGTTGCGATGAGAGAAACTAGGAAGAAAAGCTTAGGGTGTACGTCCATGATGCAACATAGGAAGGTGTCAGCGGTTGAAAATGACTCACTCCAACAAGTTTCTAGATGATGAGACAATGTGACGAGTTCCTGCGTCCATTTTGTGTGATTTGTAGTGATTTTCTGAATCATTACCTATTTTACAGTCAGTATctcaactatttttttaatagttcgACTAAGCACCTTGAAATTTCAAACATGATTCAAGGTGAAACATCCATTAAAATTGTGAATGAAAAATTCCAACATAGAAAATAACACGGTTATATTGTCTTTAACtgttcatattgaaatttaatgtGACCTCTTGAGATGTTGTCATGTCATAGAAATTTATTGAATGATTAAGATTGTTCATGATATATCACTAACTCTcctctcctaatcacccaaCACCAAAATAGAGACATGACACAAAGCGTGTCCCATTGACAATTGTGCTTAACATTTGCTCAATAAGAATGTCAAGTCAGTAAAAACACATCACATGTCAATTTTCATTAATGGAGGTCTCACACAAAGCTAAATTTTAAAAGTTGAGGTACTTGGTACATACTTATGATGTGATTTGCCCCTTATAACACGTTAGGTACGTTTATAAGAAATCGATAACGTTTCACTTTGGGTCGTCTTGGACCAATATAATTAGGACCgtatattaataattaaaaatgatcaGTCGAgataaacaaaagaagaatcATTGCTGGAAAACGGCGGTGGATAAGTAGAGGGATGGCGTTGGGAATTAAATAACCTTTGACTTTATGGAGGAAGAAATAAGTGGAAAGTTATGTTTGTGTCCAGCGATGCGGTCCACTGGTTGGCACAACCAGCGCACTCGACTCTTAGACTTATCGCTCTCTTTATGTTTCCGCCTTCACAGTTGATAGATCAACCACCGGGCATCTTAAAGCGGTAGCTGTATCAAGAAAGATGGGGGTTGGTTTAGCTAAGTACCTATTTCCCGACACAGACAAACTCGCCGGTATACAGACAGTGGATGTATAACGTACTTAATATTGGACGTACGAGACCACAGGACTTGGTAGTCTGGTCATAAAGAGCTTATACCGTCTTTCATTAGAGCACAAATTCGAGCCATATCATGGACAGACCTTTGGACAACTTGTGCCTTATGTGTTTGCTACCACTTATGAAGAGAGACTTCCTCATTTTTGGCATGCCGGCAGAGTCGGGGTTGTGGACTCATACATTCATGGGTGAATTAAGTAGTTATGATTCTAATCAAATATTTCATAGCATGATAGTGTAGTGATGAAGAGTTTATATGTTATTTCATAAGGGCACAAATTTAAGCAATATTGTTAGTGGATTTATGGATAGATTGTATTTTCGGCGTTTGCTACCTCATGTAAAGAGATGCTTCTTGGTTTTTGGCATGCTAGTAGGGTTTGGGTGATGGACTTATACACTTATGGATGGGTTGAGTATTTATAATTCAAATCAAAGATTCTATAGTGTGTGAGACCTTTATAAATAATGCATTAAGGCGATAACTACACTAATCGTTCATCCCCACcattttacttataaaatatatatatttgaaccATGAGTTGATATCATAATAGCAAGGGCTTTTCCATAAAAACATTTTATCTTCATAAGGGCTTAGAATCGCGTTTGCAAGAATTTCATTTGATTAGGCAAAGCATAACTTAAGAACCTATTTATGTGTAAGTAATGGTAGTGTACTCTCTAGGATTTTTTTCTTACATCTGTACATGTGTCCATGTGCTgttaattttaagaattttaatttttttttataactactataagcttttgagaaaataataaatattcaatcACAATCTTGCAGGCCCGTCGAGCTTAATTTTACCGGCTTAAACTCGACATGATAATCAAGTAGCTTGAGTTCGGCCTAGATGTGAAAGTAACTCAGTCTATCTTGAGTAATCATTGAACCTAGTCTGAACTATTCGCAAGTAGTTTGACTCAGTTTCATCAAGTAGatatcgaattaaatttcaatgcttctattttcttttaattttgtcggccggatttgaaattttttatttaatttttttccagtTCTATTTTAGGTCCACCGAGTACCGTCTAGGATATGATATGTCTAAATCTGCCCTTTAATCCAGTATTGTCCCAAACAAAGACTACTAGATAACAatctatgaaatttttatcCAATCTTACCTTATTAGGCGCTGCATAAAGCTCATTCCTTTTCTAAGGTGAGAACATGGGAGGAGGGAAAAGAGCaccaaaagtcctaaatattaGGTATGGAATGCAATCAATTTCTTTCAAGGGTTTAAATTACGTCATAAGCCTTTGTCGAAAATCGCAATCAAGTCCTtgcaatgaacaatttttaaaattgcttgTGTGTCACTTAACAAATGCCTTAGTGTCGTCTTAAATTTGCAcattttaaccaaaatattaacacttaattgcatttttagcaaagatttaggactcaattgaatcaatataaagattttggatttgattgcatttcaTTGATAAGGTTTAAGACTTATGATGcgatttttctggaaaaaagGAACCAAAGCTTTATGAACACAAGGATTGACGGAATGATCCATCAAAAGCAATTTCAAGCCATTTAATTTAGAAccctataaataaataaataaataaataattataaacgGTTTGATCGACAAAAAGAGACGAATTAGTCTGTCCAGTTCGATTTCTTTGTGCAGGCCCCTATCATGAATACTATGCCAATTTCAGACAAATGGCCTGCCGATCAAACGAGAAAAGACGGGCGACATATATATAATCGAGCTAATCCCCACGCGTACATAGGAGAAAATCTAACATTCTTGGATCTAGCTGTTTTTCTAATAGAAAGAGCTAGCAAACGTGTATACACATTGCGTGCGCATGAGGAATGGATGAAAGATTAAGcgaaattattttattaggaagtGTTTAAATCATTATATAACGGAAATGTCTATCGATAAAAATGCATAACCCTAAGAAATTTGCATAAATACATGGTAGGAGAAAAGTCGTTTGAAGATTTTTTGAAAGTAGGTTTGTTCAGGATACAAAtatccaattctttttttttttttttggtaaggaaaaatatccaatttttaatattgaaaaaaatgaaattatgaaCTCAGCATTTATCCATGAAAGCgatatttgtaaaataagtaCTAAAAGATAAGgaggaaggaataaaaaattggaatcaaatAAAGTGGTAGATCCTCTATATTTTAAAGAACAATAGAGATTAAGGAATTAAAATGAATATTGAAGGACATATTATAGAGCAAGGCTTGATCATTATATTGCATTGGACTCAATGTCTTCTTCGCTCGTCATTTTGTACTTTGAGATTGAGACCCATCTTGGcttgcatttcactcaattcATTCCTAACTATAATGGGACATGATTCTCGAAGTCAACTTGACTCAGAACTTGAAactataatttgaaaaattaaggtTGACACACATTATAATTCTACTCTAATGGAGATTAATATTTCTGGCTCGAGCTCAACTCTTTAGGGTTTATAACGCAGAAATCATTGACTCAACTCCACCTGATTATTAACAAGAGAGTAAAATTACAAAGAGTAAGGTCCGAGTTAAAAAGAACCGATTGGTTATAGAAAAATTCAAGTTGAATTCCTATGATATACATGTCTTATTTTCAatgttcatcaatgtattttgggAAGATTACAGCTGTGCTGTTGCCCATGTCGAACTTTGGTCCGTGTACTTTTATCTGGCGACATATTTGGTTCTTAAACTAATTTCTCAATTACAGTTTTGGAACAAATTCTATTTTTCACCTGAAAATCGATGGAAAATGCTAACTAAGCATTAAAGATGTCCACATGGTCCTGACCTGCAATGAACAAATTTACAGTGGAGAGAAAGTTACAATAATGGTCCCGTATGATTGGTCCTATTATATTTTGGTCCCCGAACTTTTTTCAACAACGTTTAGTCCCCACCAGCCTTCAATACTGATTTTTTATGGAcgaattttcatatatatatttcctttcCCATGTAAATGAAAAATGCTGACGTAATGCTAAAGACTAAATTGTGTCAGACATGTTATAGTTGGTTttgtccacatcaacatttAACACCGCATGGTAGTCTCTAACACTTGGTCAATAAATTCCATTTGTACTGAGAGCGTGCCGTAAAAGTTTGGTTTGATTCCACCAAAGTACGAGTCCGAATCCATCAATATATCCATTAAACTCATCttcatttaaattttaagtcaaaaaattatagatcaattaaaatatattaattacttcACATTATTTCACACACGTGTCTCAATAATCTCCATCTCACGTATAAGCTATTTATTTCCTTAATTTAGGTATCAATCTGCATCAAGatttctcaacttgaatctccactTTGTTACATGTGAGGatggcaacaacaacaacaatgccCACGTTGATCCTTGgtt
This Eucalyptus grandis isolate ANBG69807.140 chromosome 7, ASM1654582v1, whole genome shotgun sequence DNA region includes the following protein-coding sequences:
- the LOC104452660 gene encoding long chain acyl-CoA synthetase 2 produces the protein MQEVAEYTVKVEEGKEGVNGRPSVGPVYRGTYAEDGLVELEPGMESPWQFFSDTAKTKPDYRMLGRREVVDSKVGPYVWHTYKEVYDSAVRLGSAIRSRGVNPGDRCGIYGSNCPEWIITMEACSAHAVTYVPLYDTLGPNAVEFIINHAEVSIAFAQENKIPSILSCLPKCPCLKTIVSFGDVASTQKAQAEELGVSCFSWKEFSQLENADCELPPKKRTDVCTIMYTSGTTGEPKGVIITNEALIAEVLSIDKLLFATDRVFSEEDTYFSFLPLAHIYDLTMETYCIYRASCIGFWRGDVRFLVEDLQELKPTIFCAVPRVYDRIYTGILAKVSSSGLIRKKLFEYAYDYKLANLEKGFPQDKAAPLMDRLVFEKTKLALGGRIRALSSGAAPLPKHVEEFLRVTSCSTLSQGYGLTESCGGCFSSVGNVFSMMGTVGIPMPSIEARLESVPDMGYDALSSTPRGEICLRGTTLFSGYHKRQDLTNDVMVDGWFHTGDIGEWQPNGAMKIIDRKKNIFKLSQGEYVAIENVESVYQRCPLVTSIWVYGNSFESFLVAVVVPDRKALEDWAANQGVTGDFQSLCQNLKAKKYVQDELNSIGQTHKLRGFEMLKAVHLEPNLFDIERDLITPTFKLKRPQLLKYYKDHIDQLYSQAKANKA